One window of the Syngnathoides biaculeatus isolate LvHL_M chromosome 11, ASM1980259v1, whole genome shotgun sequence genome contains the following:
- the nexmifb gene encoding neurite extension and migration factor isoform X2, giving the protein MDVLTDNGLTLIVKTPQADNAIAVENTGVCEQSGDLSLCRLVDAALHPPPSPAVESLQRLCPAHQRTTLISPTLSFPLQLGTDSSLGLTAAPCTPSHQVPTLVPNFQHTPSAASLPNPAVSSWGTTRDTQKSIRLPAATSLSLTMMEPDNVSTLTEECLLQQSRSCLGCFIETCDATSVQNPPHEPSTSPNSETGLSVRIGDVNREDFSDINNISIQCLSHAGEAVSHYGEQLLSDQLLSFPLPKASDEAKRVEGNKTTNDCDDPQDDATTKNLYEGLLLDKVSGEEVLLANASQDWGYFESFISESKMELLDLCSKNELSVNLFSEEDVDNLFDDEDDDSTLSSDVCSLKIRYESFQDNMREKTNVLQEETQFNFFPSVLANCAKKEEGVGVLRRSVDELQPKTDELILQPEQEENPGDCSSQSPLDGSQGSPMSTPKVNYVIDFNSTEESGEFSDDSSCTGSSSDTVQEGRFKKGHSKRFLSPSNPLNYGLRSKRKVRYSDDYLYDVDSLESEKNAEKKEKTPPGQKEEEDVDWCPKKRRKSCRKEPPVVIKYIIINRFKGERLMSVKLGKLNPADGTVSLNANTIGKYETLAPLKDYWQAKQRERQEQLKLVARDRQQRGFHLNGRHHRPFYSGHPKRKYKIANRLKVQRIHTVDQSVIVHGSLPSDQGHGGVSKEEGTLIVEEITAASNSPVTLDLNSISDTVIIKSRSQEREEREGRRLGRNKMVRIRKFKSEARLRSLKKKEAEGEDKSLTNEMDATAANTEDLAAGLKDVSMHSTTAKPDFSDSAITTDTDKVKFPYVSSSGSPGKPSPSEEVETGVPVIPGGYLQTLLDATDSSGGTAIPYFPQQPSSQQYPVGLSLEEKQFCSLQLAQSCVLSPPSESELQQSPQNCPSFPQMWHPQLCTNHSQNFGPETPETPILPNSFPAAVPINENLPVSNYSQVSPEAERILYEKSYLTEPGLQPGTDLQVCQSTCVEGQVQYQRGSLCTDNGRLISYDSVGSLSASSSNYSSLSLKSCEREGEEEGRDSFLAHCSPKMVIQQSMDALTPLRESSDLLDISNFTPDKFRHSSLSELSPPETPNLSPQVAGREMKIPGNAGKYQDVNDISTERNRDVKWNCDIMQQQEHTGNAYTVEDSQFPLHNFNSQDVLCVDKKGDLGATEFNEQNDEMAEAKSIKSKRKGNYKQTAAGQSPKKVRAPRTPKSEKVKTPKQNSRSTKKIKAMLEGKAAKNQVEGGGTGLTDSTSSGDWCATGWSESNSLVGDDQREFEEPSNILSNIVSGMAEVQRFMMASIEPLWNPMSEAGTPSEANSLNLKTLKILAGTESDLKKKGAILTGAGRGRKAGGKGGKNQAKFNPAHPLFPQLALGCDMFDKPNFINPGPAHKKLYRHKTSAKFPRIETLKGKRAERDSNKDIALMTSFEKLRMWMSCCCCPSYTAWLITRGKPTINEPYLIPRHLENTRWDHFVLMTYQTSFPPLHPLKDGIIFFFQAVLFSSGAWRN; this is encoded by the exons GGGTATGCGAGCAGAGTGGTGACCTGAGTCTTTGCAGACTTGTTGATGCTGCTCTCCATCCCCCACCTTCTCCTGCTGTGGAGTCATTGCAGCGGCTCTGCCCAGCACACCAGAGAACCACTCTCATATCACCAACTCTGTCCTTCCCCCTCCAACTTGGCACTGACTCCTCTCTGGGTCTGACAGCAGCTCCATGCACTCCCTCCCACCAGGTTCCAACCCTAGTCCCTAATTTTCAACACACTCCCAGTGCCGCATCACTTCCCAATCCTGCTGTAAGTTCCTGGGGCACAACAAGAGATACCCAGAAGAGCATTCGGTTGCCTGCTGCCACTTCTCTGTCACTAACAATGATGGAGCCTGACAACGTATCGACCCTGACAGAGGAGTGCCTCCTTCAGCAGAGCCGCTCATGCCTCGGTTGCTTTATTGAAACCTGCGACGCAACCTCCGTACAGAACCCACCGCACGAGCCTAGCACGAGTCCTAATTCAGAAACTGGACTAAGTGTACGGATAGGGGATGTGAACCGTGAGGATTTCTCTGACATCAACAACATCAGCATCCAGTGCCTGAGCCACGCAGGGGAGGCAGTGAGTCATTACGGAGAACAGCTCCTCTCTGACCAGCTACTTAGTTTTCCCCTGCCGAAAGCCTCCGATGAAGCCAAGCGGGTGGAGGGAAACAAAACTACAAATGATTGTGATGACCCCCAGGATGATGCAACAACTAAAAACTTGTATGAAGGACTGTTATTGGACAAAGTCAGTGGAGAGGAAGTACTGTTGGCTAACGCCAGCCAGGACTGGGGCTACTTTGAATCCTTCATCAGCGAGAGTAAGATGGAGCTGCTGGATTTATGTTCAAAGAATGAGCTGTCAGTCAACCTCTTCTCTGAAGAAGATGTTGACAATTTAtttgatgatgaagatgacgaCTCTACATTAAGTAGTGACGTTTGTTCGCTTAAGATTCGTTACGAGTCATTTCAGGACAACATGAGGGAAAAAACCAACGTGCTCCAGGAGGAGACACAGTTCAATTTTTTCCCGAGTGTCCTGGCTAACTGTGCCAAGAAAGAAGAAGGAGTAGGTGTCTTGAGGAGGAGTGTTGATGAGCTTCAGCCCAAAACAGATGAGCTCATCCTGCAACCAGAACAAGAGGAAAACCCGGGGGACTGCAGTAGCCAGAGCCCTCTTGATGGCTCCCAAGGCTCACCCATGTCAACACCTAAAGTAAATTATGTAATAGACTTTAATTCTACTGAGGAATCAGGGGAATTCAGTGATGACAGCTCCTGCACTGGCTCCTCCTCAGACACTGTCCAGGAGGGTAGATTTAAGAAGGGTCACTCCAAAAGATTCCTTAGTCCTTCAAATCCACTTAACTATGGTTTGCGCTCCAAAAGAAAGGTTCGATACAGTGATGATTACTTATATGACGTTGACTCACTTGAGAGTGAGAAGAATGCtgagaaaaaagagaaaacccCACCTGgtcagaaagaagaagaagatgtagaTTGGTGTCCCAAAAAACGGAGGAAATCATGTCGTAAAGAGCCACCCGTGGTTATTAagtacatcatcatcaacagGTTTAAAGGAGAGAGACTCATGTCGGTGAAACTTGGCAAACTGAACCCTGCGGATGGTACTGTGAGCTTAAACGCCAACACAATAGGTAAGTATGAGACACTGGCTCCACTGAAGGATTACTGGCAGGCGAAGCAAAGAGAGAGACAGGAGCAgcttaaactggttgccagagatAGACAACAACGTGGTTTTCATCTTAACGGACGCCACCACCGCCCTTTTTATTCTGGTCAtcccaaaagaaaatacaagatCGCAAACAGACTAAAAGTTCAGAGGATTCACACTGTGGACCAGTCAGTCATTGTACATGGTTCTCTGCCCTCTGATCAGGGACATGGCGGTGTCTCTAAAGAGGAGGGCACCCTCATCGTGGAGGAGATAACAGCAGCTTCGAACAGCCCAGTAACATTGGACTTAAACTCCATCTCTGACACTGTTATAATCAAGAGTCGCTCGCAAGAGAGGGAGGAGAGAGAGGGGAGGCGGTTGGGAAGAAATAAAATGGTCAGGATAAGAAAATTTAAAAGCGAGGCCAGGCTGAGAAGCCTGAAAAAGAAAGAGGCAGAAGGAGAGGACAAGAGCCTCACAAATGAAATGGACGCTACTGCAGCAAACACGGAGGACCTTGCCGCTGGTCTAAAAGATGTCAGCATGCACTCAACCACAGCCAAACCGGATTTCTCTGACAGTGCCATCACGACTGACACAGACAAGGTGAAGTTCCCCTATGTTTCATCCTCTGGCTCTCCTGGCAAACCATCTCCTTCAGAGGAGGTGGAAACTGGTGTTCCTGTCATCCCAGGGGGCTACCTGCAGACCCTGCTTGATGCAACAGACTCCTCTGGAGGTACAGCTATCCCATATTTCCCTCAGCAGCCCTCCAGTCAACAGTATCCTGTGGGCCTTTCCCTCGAAGAGAAACAATTTTGCTCTCTTCAACTTGCTCAAAGCTGTGTACTCTCACCTCCTTCAGAATCGGAGCTTCAGCAGTCTCCCCAGAATTGCCCCAGCTTCCCCCAAATGTGGCATCCACAGCTATGCACCAATCATAGCCAGAATTTTGGACCTGAGACCCCAGAGACCCCCATCTTACCCAACAGCTTTCCAGCTGCCGTTCCCATAAATGAGAACTTGCCCGTTTCCAACTACAGCCAAGTAAGCCCCGAGGCTGAGCGGATACTCTACGAAAAGAGCTACCTGACTGAGCCTGGACTACAACCTGGGACAGACCTCCAAGTGTGTCAGTCAACCTGTGTAGAGGGGCAGGTGCAATACCAGAGAGGGTCTCTCTGCACTGACAATGGAAGACTCATCAGCTACGACTCGGTAGGCTCATTATCAGCCTCCTCAAGCAATTACAGTTCACTAAGCCTCAAATCTTGTGAGCGAGAGGGTGAGGAGGAGGGCAGGGACAGTTTCTTAGCACATTGCAGTCCAAAAATGGTGATTCAGCAGAGTATGGATGCCCTCACACCACTCCGAGAGTCTTCAGACCTGCTGGACATCTCCAACTTTACCCCTGACAAATTTAGACACTCGTCATTGTCAGAGCTTTCCCCGCCCGAGACGCCCAACCTTTCCCCGCAGGTTGCGGGTCGTGAGATGAAGATACCTGGGAATGCTGGAAAATATCAAGATGTGAATGATATTTCTACAGAGCGCAACAGAGATGTCAAGTGGAACTGTGATATTATGCAGCAACAGGAGCACACAGGAAATGCCTACACAGTGGAGGACAGCCAGTTTCCACTGCATAACTTTAACAGCCAGGATGTGTTATGTGTAGATAAAAAGGGGGATTTGGGGGCCACAGAATTTAATGAACAGAATGATGAAATGGCTGAGGCCAAAAGCATCAAGTCAAAGAGGAAAGGCAATTACAAACAGACAGCTGCAGGACAGAGCCCCAAAAAGGTCCGGGCCCCCAGAACTCCCAAGTCAGAAAAGGTAAAAACACCCAAACAGAATTCCCGTTCAACCAAAAAGATTAAGGCCATGTTAGAGGGCAAGGCAGCCAAGAATCAGGTAGAGGGGGGTGGTACAGGCCTGACTGACAGCACAAGCAGCGGGGACTGGTGTGCCACCGGGTGGTCAGAGAGCAACAGCCTAGTCGGAGACGACCAGAGAGAGTTTGAGGAGCCCTCCAATATTCTGTCCAACATTGTCTCCGGCATGGCTGAGGTACAGAGATTCATGATGGCCTCCATCGAGCCACTGTGGAACCCCATGTCCGAGGCCGGTACACCATCTGAGGCCAATAGCCTCAACCTAAAGACCCTAAAAATCTTGGCGGGCACTGAATCTGACCTGAAGAAAAAGGGTGCCATTCTAACGGGGGCTGGAAGAGGCAGGAAGGCCGGGGGCAAAGGAGGGAAAAACCAGGCCAAATTCAACCCCGCTCATCCCTTATTCCCTCAGCTCGCTCTGGGCTGTGACATGTTTGATAAACCCAACTTTATTAACCCTGGGCCCGCACACAAAAAGTTGTACCGCCACAAGACCAGTGCAAAATTTCCTCGCATTGAAACGCTGAAGGGGAAACGAGCTGAGAGAGATTCAAATAAGGACATAGCACTGATGACCTCTTTTGAGAAACTGAG AATGTGGATGTCCTGTTGTTGCTGTCCTTCATACACTGCCTGGCTCATTACAAGAGGAAAACCTACAATTAATGAGCCTTATTTAATCCCACGGCATCTTGAAAACACAAGATGGGACCATTTTGTATTGATGACATATCAGACGTCttttccccccctccaccccctcaAGGAcggaattattttcttttttcaagcagttcttttttcttctggaGCGTGGAGAAACTGA
- the nexmifb gene encoding neurite extension and migration factor isoform X6 → MMEPDNVSTLTEECLLQQSRSCLGCFIETCDATSVQNPPHEPSTSPNSETGLSVRIGDVNREDFSDINNISIQCLSHAGEAVSHYGEQLLSDQLLSFPLPKASDEAKRVEGNKTTNDCDDPQDDATTKNLYEGLLLDKVSGEEVLLANASQDWGYFESFISESKMELLDLCSKNELSVNLFSEEDVDNLFDDEDDDSTLSSDVCSLKIRYESFQDNMREKTNVLQEETQFNFFPSVLANCAKKEEGVGVLRRSVDELQPKTDELILQPEQEENPGDCSSQSPLDGSQGSPMSTPKVNYVIDFNSTEESGEFSDDSSCTGSSSDTVQEGRFKKGHSKRFLSPSNPLNYGLRSKRKVRYSDDYLYDVDSLESEKNAEKKEKTPPGQKEEEDVDWCPKKRRKSCRKEPPVVIKYIIINRFKGERLMSVKLGKLNPADGTVSLNANTIGKYETLAPLKDYWQAKQRERQEQLKLVARDRQQRGFHLNGRHHRPFYSGHPKRKYKIANRLKVQRIHTVDQSVIVHGSLPSDQGHGGVSKEEGTLIVEEITAASNSPVTLDLNSISDTVIIKSRSQEREEREGRRLGRNKMVRIRKFKSEARLRSLKKKEAEGEDKSLTNEMDATAANTEDLAAGLKDVSMHSTTAKPDFSDSAITTDTDKVKFPYVSSSGSPGKPSPSEEVETGVPVIPGGYLQTLLDATDSSGGTAIPYFPQQPSSQQYPVGLSLEEKQFCSLQLAQSCVLSPPSESELQQSPQNCPSFPQMWHPQLCTNHSQNFGPETPETPILPNSFPAAVPINENLPVSNYSQVSPEAERILYEKSYLTEPGLQPGTDLQVCQSTCVEGQVQYQRGSLCTDNGRLISYDSVGSLSASSSNYSSLSLKSCEREGEEEGRDSFLAHCSPKMVIQQSMDALTPLRESSDLLDISNFTPDKFRHSSLSELSPPETPNLSPQVAGREMKIPGNAGKYQDVNDISTERNRDVKWNCDIMQQQEHTGNAYTVEDSQFPLHNFNSQDVLCVDKKGDLGATEFNEQNDEMAEAKSIKSKRKGNYKQTAAGQSPKKVRAPRTPKSEKVKTPKQNSRSTKKIKAMLEGKAAKNQVEGGGTGLTDSTSSGDWCATGWSESNSLVGDDQREFEEPSNILSNIVSGMAEVQRFMMASIEPLWNPMSEAGTPSEANSLNLKTLKILAGTESDLKKKGAILTGAGRGRKAGGKGGKNQAKFNPAHPLFPQLALGCDMFDKPNFINPGPAHKKLYRHKTSAKFPRIETLKGKRAERDSNKDIALMTSFEKLRMWMSCCCCPSYTAWLITRGKPTINEPYLIPRHLENTRWDHFVLMTYQTSFPPLHPLKDGIIFFFQAVLFSSGAWRN, encoded by the exons ATGATGGAGCCTGACAACGTATCGACCCTGACAGAGGAGTGCCTCCTTCAGCAGAGCCGCTCATGCCTCGGTTGCTTTATTGAAACCTGCGACGCAACCTCCGTACAGAACCCACCGCACGAGCCTAGCACGAGTCCTAATTCAGAAACTGGACTAAGTGTACGGATAGGGGATGTGAACCGTGAGGATTTCTCTGACATCAACAACATCAGCATCCAGTGCCTGAGCCACGCAGGGGAGGCAGTGAGTCATTACGGAGAACAGCTCCTCTCTGACCAGCTACTTAGTTTTCCCCTGCCGAAAGCCTCCGATGAAGCCAAGCGGGTGGAGGGAAACAAAACTACAAATGATTGTGATGACCCCCAGGATGATGCAACAACTAAAAACTTGTATGAAGGACTGTTATTGGACAAAGTCAGTGGAGAGGAAGTACTGTTGGCTAACGCCAGCCAGGACTGGGGCTACTTTGAATCCTTCATCAGCGAGAGTAAGATGGAGCTGCTGGATTTATGTTCAAAGAATGAGCTGTCAGTCAACCTCTTCTCTGAAGAAGATGTTGACAATTTAtttgatgatgaagatgacgaCTCTACATTAAGTAGTGACGTTTGTTCGCTTAAGATTCGTTACGAGTCATTTCAGGACAACATGAGGGAAAAAACCAACGTGCTCCAGGAGGAGACACAGTTCAATTTTTTCCCGAGTGTCCTGGCTAACTGTGCCAAGAAAGAAGAAGGAGTAGGTGTCTTGAGGAGGAGTGTTGATGAGCTTCAGCCCAAAACAGATGAGCTCATCCTGCAACCAGAACAAGAGGAAAACCCGGGGGACTGCAGTAGCCAGAGCCCTCTTGATGGCTCCCAAGGCTCACCCATGTCAACACCTAAAGTAAATTATGTAATAGACTTTAATTCTACTGAGGAATCAGGGGAATTCAGTGATGACAGCTCCTGCACTGGCTCCTCCTCAGACACTGTCCAGGAGGGTAGATTTAAGAAGGGTCACTCCAAAAGATTCCTTAGTCCTTCAAATCCACTTAACTATGGTTTGCGCTCCAAAAGAAAGGTTCGATACAGTGATGATTACTTATATGACGTTGACTCACTTGAGAGTGAGAAGAATGCtgagaaaaaagagaaaacccCACCTGgtcagaaagaagaagaagatgtagaTTGGTGTCCCAAAAAACGGAGGAAATCATGTCGTAAAGAGCCACCCGTGGTTATTAagtacatcatcatcaacagGTTTAAAGGAGAGAGACTCATGTCGGTGAAACTTGGCAAACTGAACCCTGCGGATGGTACTGTGAGCTTAAACGCCAACACAATAGGTAAGTATGAGACACTGGCTCCACTGAAGGATTACTGGCAGGCGAAGCAAAGAGAGAGACAGGAGCAgcttaaactggttgccagagatAGACAACAACGTGGTTTTCATCTTAACGGACGCCACCACCGCCCTTTTTATTCTGGTCAtcccaaaagaaaatacaagatCGCAAACAGACTAAAAGTTCAGAGGATTCACACTGTGGACCAGTCAGTCATTGTACATGGTTCTCTGCCCTCTGATCAGGGACATGGCGGTGTCTCTAAAGAGGAGGGCACCCTCATCGTGGAGGAGATAACAGCAGCTTCGAACAGCCCAGTAACATTGGACTTAAACTCCATCTCTGACACTGTTATAATCAAGAGTCGCTCGCAAGAGAGGGAGGAGAGAGAGGGGAGGCGGTTGGGAAGAAATAAAATGGTCAGGATAAGAAAATTTAAAAGCGAGGCCAGGCTGAGAAGCCTGAAAAAGAAAGAGGCAGAAGGAGAGGACAAGAGCCTCACAAATGAAATGGACGCTACTGCAGCAAACACGGAGGACCTTGCCGCTGGTCTAAAAGATGTCAGCATGCACTCAACCACAGCCAAACCGGATTTCTCTGACAGTGCCATCACGACTGACACAGACAAGGTGAAGTTCCCCTATGTTTCATCCTCTGGCTCTCCTGGCAAACCATCTCCTTCAGAGGAGGTGGAAACTGGTGTTCCTGTCATCCCAGGGGGCTACCTGCAGACCCTGCTTGATGCAACAGACTCCTCTGGAGGTACAGCTATCCCATATTTCCCTCAGCAGCCCTCCAGTCAACAGTATCCTGTGGGCCTTTCCCTCGAAGAGAAACAATTTTGCTCTCTTCAACTTGCTCAAAGCTGTGTACTCTCACCTCCTTCAGAATCGGAGCTTCAGCAGTCTCCCCAGAATTGCCCCAGCTTCCCCCAAATGTGGCATCCACAGCTATGCACCAATCATAGCCAGAATTTTGGACCTGAGACCCCAGAGACCCCCATCTTACCCAACAGCTTTCCAGCTGCCGTTCCCATAAATGAGAACTTGCCCGTTTCCAACTACAGCCAAGTAAGCCCCGAGGCTGAGCGGATACTCTACGAAAAGAGCTACCTGACTGAGCCTGGACTACAACCTGGGACAGACCTCCAAGTGTGTCAGTCAACCTGTGTAGAGGGGCAGGTGCAATACCAGAGAGGGTCTCTCTGCACTGACAATGGAAGACTCATCAGCTACGACTCGGTAGGCTCATTATCAGCCTCCTCAAGCAATTACAGTTCACTAAGCCTCAAATCTTGTGAGCGAGAGGGTGAGGAGGAGGGCAGGGACAGTTTCTTAGCACATTGCAGTCCAAAAATGGTGATTCAGCAGAGTATGGATGCCCTCACACCACTCCGAGAGTCTTCAGACCTGCTGGACATCTCCAACTTTACCCCTGACAAATTTAGACACTCGTCATTGTCAGAGCTTTCCCCGCCCGAGACGCCCAACCTTTCCCCGCAGGTTGCGGGTCGTGAGATGAAGATACCTGGGAATGCTGGAAAATATCAAGATGTGAATGATATTTCTACAGAGCGCAACAGAGATGTCAAGTGGAACTGTGATATTATGCAGCAACAGGAGCACACAGGAAATGCCTACACAGTGGAGGACAGCCAGTTTCCACTGCATAACTTTAACAGCCAGGATGTGTTATGTGTAGATAAAAAGGGGGATTTGGGGGCCACAGAATTTAATGAACAGAATGATGAAATGGCTGAGGCCAAAAGCATCAAGTCAAAGAGGAAAGGCAATTACAAACAGACAGCTGCAGGACAGAGCCCCAAAAAGGTCCGGGCCCCCAGAACTCCCAAGTCAGAAAAGGTAAAAACACCCAAACAGAATTCCCGTTCAACCAAAAAGATTAAGGCCATGTTAGAGGGCAAGGCAGCCAAGAATCAGGTAGAGGGGGGTGGTACAGGCCTGACTGACAGCACAAGCAGCGGGGACTGGTGTGCCACCGGGTGGTCAGAGAGCAACAGCCTAGTCGGAGACGACCAGAGAGAGTTTGAGGAGCCCTCCAATATTCTGTCCAACATTGTCTCCGGCATGGCTGAGGTACAGAGATTCATGATGGCCTCCATCGAGCCACTGTGGAACCCCATGTCCGAGGCCGGTACACCATCTGAGGCCAATAGCCTCAACCTAAAGACCCTAAAAATCTTGGCGGGCACTGAATCTGACCTGAAGAAAAAGGGTGCCATTCTAACGGGGGCTGGAAGAGGCAGGAAGGCCGGGGGCAAAGGAGGGAAAAACCAGGCCAAATTCAACCCCGCTCATCCCTTATTCCCTCAGCTCGCTCTGGGCTGTGACATGTTTGATAAACCCAACTTTATTAACCCTGGGCCCGCACACAAAAAGTTGTACCGCCACAAGACCAGTGCAAAATTTCCTCGCATTGAAACGCTGAAGGGGAAACGAGCTGAGAGAGATTCAAATAAGGACATAGCACTGATGACCTCTTTTGAGAAACTGAG AATGTGGATGTCCTGTTGTTGCTGTCCTTCATACACTGCCTGGCTCATTACAAGAGGAAAACCTACAATTAATGAGCCTTATTTAATCCCACGGCATCTTGAAAACACAAGATGGGACCATTTTGTATTGATGACATATCAGACGTCttttccccccctccaccccctcaAGGAcggaattattttcttttttcaagcagttcttttttcttctggaGCGTGGAGAAACTGA